GCGACGTCCTCCTCGGCCTCCCGTCGCCGAACCTGCGCTCCAACGGCTATTCCCTCGCCCGGCGGGTCCTTCTCGAGCGGGCCGGCCTCTCCCTCGACGGGCCCGCCTTCGAGGGCGCGGCCCACACCCTCGCCGACGAGCTCCTCGGCCCCTCCGTCATCTACGCGCCGTCGATCACCGCCCTGCTGGCGGCGGTCGACGTGCGGGCCGTGGCCCACGTCACCGGTGGTGGGCTCCCTGGCAACGTCTCGCGGGTGCTGCCCGGTGGCACCGACGCCGAGATCGAGCGCTCGAGCTGGGAGGTGCCTCGTATCTTCGGGGAGATCCAGCGCCTCGGCGGCGTGAGCGACGACGAGATGGCGAGGGTCTTCAACCTCGGCGTCGGCATGGTGGTCGTCGTCCCCGAGTCCGACGCCAACCGGGCGCTCGACCTCCTCCGGACCCAGGGCCACCGGGCCGCGGTGGTGGGGCGGATCGTGCCCGGGCACGGCGCGGCCCGGCTGGTCTGACGGTGGCCGACGCCGCCGCGGCGAAGCGGGCGCTCGTCGAGCACCTGTTGCGCCACTCCGTGCGCACCGGGGAGTTCACCCTCAAGTCGGGACGAACGAGCACCTGGTTCATCGACTCCAAGCAGACCGCCTGTCGACCCGACGGCCTCCTGTTGATGGCCGACGTCGCCCTCCCGCTCATCCCCTCGGACGTCGACGCCCTCGGGGGACTGACCGTCGGCGCCGATCCGGTGGCCTACGGCCTGGCCGCCGTCGGCGCCACGCGCGGCCGGTCGCTGAAGTCGTTCACGATCCGCAAGGAGGCCAAGGACCACGGGGTCGCGGGTCGCCTCGCCGGCCCGCTCGAACCCGGCGACCGGGTGGTGATCACCGAGGACACCGTCACGCGGGGGACCTCGTCGATCGACGCGCTGCGCGTCGCCCGTGAGCTGGGCGCCGTCCCCGTGATGATCCTGGTGCTCGTCGACCGGGGCGGCACCTGTGCGGCGATGGCGGCGGCCGAGGGTGTGGAGTTCCGCGCGCTCGTCACCGCGCCGGAACTCGGCTTCGACTACGAGGGCGCCTGAGCGTTCGGCGCGCGACGGGCTTCGCCCGCTCCCGGTCCGACCGGTAGCGTCGGGCTCCTTATGGCTGACACTCCCACTGCTGCGTTCTCCATCGTGCTCCGTGTCCGGTTCGCCAACGAACCGGGCGCCCTGGGACGCCTGGCGGCGGCGGTCGGGGCGGTCGGCGGGAACATCGTCGCCATCGGCGGCTTCGAGGCCCGCCGCTCCTTCCTCGAGGAGGACGTCGTCGTCGACTGCCGCAGCGAGGCCCACCAGGAGGAGGTCGTCGCCGCGGCCTCCCGCCTCGACGGGGTCGAGGTCCTGTCCTGGGAGGACCGCACGTTCGCACTCCACAAGGGCGGCAAGATCGAGGTGACGAGCAGCATCGTCGTGCGCGACACCGACGACCTCTCGATGGCCTACACCCCGGGGGTGGCCCGGGTCTGCAAGGCGGTCGAGGCCGACCCGCGCCTGGCCCACGAGTTGACGATCCGCAAGAACACCGTGGCCATCGTCAGCGACGGGACCGCGGTGCTCGGCCTCGGCGACATCGGCCCGCTCGGGGCGATGCCGGTGATGGAGGGCAAGGCGCTGTTGTTCAAGGAGTTCGCCGGCATCGACGGCTTCCCGCTGTGCATCGACACCTCGAGCGCCGACGAGATCGTCGAGACCGTCCAACGGGTGGCGCCGACGTTCGGGGGGATCAACCTCGAGGACATCGCCGCCCCGGTGTGCTTCGAGGTCGAGGAGCGGCTGAAGGAGCTGCTCGACATCCCCGTCTTCCACGACGACCAGCACGGCACCGCCGTGGTCGCGTTGGCGGCCCTCGAGAACTCCCTGAAGATCGTCGACAAGAAGATGGCCGACCTCCGGGTCGTGATCGCCGGGGTGGGCGCCGCCGGTGTGGCCATCTCCAAGATCCTGATGGAGGCCGGCGTCCCGTGGATCGTGGGCTGTGACCGCCAGGGCGCGGTCTACGAGGGCCGGGGCGGGCTCAACGTGGCCAAGGAGTGGTTCGCCGAGCACACCAACCCTGATCGGGTCAGGGGAAGCCTCACCGACGTCATGCCGGGCACCGACCTGTTCATCGGGGTCAGCGGGCCGGGGCTCATCACCGTCGCCGACGTCGAGGGCATGGCCAGCGATCCGATCGTGTTCGCGATGGCCAACCCCGATCCCGAGATCCGCCCCGAGGAGATCCGCCACGTCGGCGGCGTGATCGCCACGGGACGCAGCGACTTCCCCAACCAGATCAACAACGTCCTGTGCTTCCCCGGCATCTTCAGGGGCGCGCTCGACGCGGGTGCCACCACCATCACCGAGGGGATGAAGCTGGCGGCCGCGGGGGCCATCGCCCGGTGCGTCGCCCCGACGGACCTCGCCCCCGACTTCGTGATCCCGTCGGTCTTCGACCGCAACGTGGCCCCGATGGTCGCGGCGGCGGCCGCCGAGGCCGCGGTGCGCGACGGGGTCGTGCGGCGCTGATCGAGACCTCGTCCCGTCGGTCGGCGGCCGGATGGGTGCCCGGGTGCGGTGTGGCAGAGTGGGCGCCGCCCGGGCGGCGAGGGGCCGCCCATCTCCCAGGGGGAACTCCGTGCCCGTCGATCCTCAGGCCCAGGTGGTCCTCGACCTGCTCCGCGACGTCGGCTTCAGCTTCACCGGCAAGACGCCGGAGGAGCTGCGGGCGATGGCCGACAACCCGACGCCCACCACGATCGAGCTCCCCAGCGTCACCGACCGCGTGATCCCCGGTCCCGGCGGGGACCTCCCGATCCGTGTCTACCGCCCGAGCGACGAGTCCGGGTTGCCGGTCGTCGTCTTCTACCACGGCGGCGGCTGGGTGCTCGGCAACCTCGACTCCCACGACCACTTCGCCAGGGTCCTGGCCAGCAAGGCGGACTGCGTCGTCGTGGCCGTCGACTACCGACTGGCCCCCGAGGCCAAGTTCCCGGCTGCGGCCGACGACGCCGTCGCGGCGCTCGAGTGGGTGGTGGACAACGCCGCCGAGCTCGACGTCGACGGTGACCGCATCGCCGTCGCCGGCGACAGCGCGGGCGGCAACCTGGCCGCGGTCGTGGCCGTCCACGCCCGGGACAGTGACCGCATCGAGCTCGTCCAGCAGGTGCTCGTCTACCCGGTGACCGACGGCACCTGCGACCGCCCCTCCTGGCACGACAACGCCGAGGGCTACATGCTCACCAGCGAGGGCATGGAGTGGTTCCACGAGAACTACGCCAGCCACGACGACGATCGCACCGACCCCCGCTACTCGCCGATCTTCGCCGACCTCGACGGCGTGGCGCCCGCCGTGGTGGTCACCGCCGAGTACGACCCGTTGCGCGACCAGGGCCGGGCCTTCGCCGAGGCGCTCACCTCCGCCGGGGTCGAGGTCGAGTACCACGAGTTCGACGGCATGTTCCACGGGTTCTTCAGCATGGACGCCGGCATCGACCGCGCCGCCGAGGCGCAGGAACGGGTCGCCGCAGCGTTGCGGGCGGCGTTCGCCGTTCCCTGAACGGCGGACGGCCCGGGTGCCGGGACCTCAGTCAGGCCGCATGGACCTGATCAGTCCCCGGAGCCCCATGATCACCACGAGGCCGATGATCCATGCGATGCCGACGGCAGGAAGGAACTCGATCGGCGACGGGCACTGTGGAGGGAACGAATCGTCGACCCGTGTGACGAACGGGCCTTCGCACACGGGTTCGCCGTCGCTCGTCACCAGGCCCAGCACGGCGACGGCCAGGAACAGCGCCGTCCATGCCCCTTCGGCCCTGCGACCCCGCAACGACGTCATCGATCTCCTCCAGCCGTGCCCGGTCGGGGGGAGCGGTCGGCTCCCGCTCAGAGCGTACGAGGGTTCCGGGAGCGGTCCCGGAGCTGGTCGCGAGAACGCAGGAAACCCCTGCGGAGCAGGGGTTTCGCTGGTGGTCGGGACCGGCGTCGATCCGGTGACCTATCGCTTTTCAGGCGATCGCTCTGCCGACTGAGCTACCCGACCCAGTGCCGCCGTCCCGAGGGAGGCGGCAACTGGCGGTCCCGACGGGATTTGAACCCGCGACCTCCGGCTTGACAGGCCGGCGTGCACTCCAAACTGCACCACGGGACCACTGTTGCGACCTGCGCGAGCGCAGGTGGTGTTGCGTACCCCCAACGGGATTCGAACCCGTGTTACCGCCTTGAAAGGGCGGCGTCCTAGGCCACTGGACGATGGGGGCTCTCTGCCGTGAGGGCTGGGTCACCATAGCAGCCCCCCTGTGGGCCTCCGCCAGACCGACCCGGTGCGTCGAGGGCCTGTCCGCACCCGTCGGTACCGTGTCATCCGTGCGACCGACCAGCCCGCCGACGGGACCGCTTCGTCCCTCTCCGCCGCCGGCGGCGACGGAGGGCGGGTCTGCCCGACGCTCCCCGTGGCAGGTCGGGATCGGGATCACCCTCGTCGTCGTCGTGCTCCTCGCGGCGTCGGGCTGGGCGCTCGTCGCCACCGCCGGCACCGACGTCGTGGCCGCCCCGCCGTCCGACGTCGCCCCCGAGCCCGGCTCGGTGCCGGCCGGGCCGGACGCCTGGGACCCACGGGTCACCGCCCTGGCCGACTTCGTGGCCGACACCCGCGGCCGTCCCTTCCTGCGGCCCGTCCCGGTCCGGTTCCTCGCTGACGACGAGTTCGAGGCCGCCATCGGCGCGGTGGGCGGCGAGCCCACCGACGAGCAGGCCGCGTCGCTGGAGGTCTCCGACGCCCAGCTCCGCGCCCTCGGTCTCATCGGCCCGGACGTCGACCTCGCCGCCGAGGCCGACCAGCTCGTCGCCGAGGGCACGCTGGCCTACTACGACTCCGAGGCCGACGCCGTCACCATCAGGGGCGACGTGCTCGACCCGCTGACCGAGGTCAGCGTGGTGCACGAGCTCACCCATGCGTGGCAGGACCAGCACTTCGACCTCGACCGCCTCGACGGTGACGACGACGTCATCGCCGCGACCCTGCGCACGGTGGCCGAAGGTGACGCCACCTTCGTCGAGGACCGCTACGTCGCCGCCTTCGCCGACGCCGAGCGCGCCGAGTACGACCGCCTGCAGGGGGAGGTCGCGACAGAGGTCACCGGTGGTCTGGCCGGAGTGCCCGAGGTCCTCCAGGCGATCTTCGTGAGCCCCTACGTGGTCGGCCCCGGGCTCGTGCAGGTGCTCGATGCCGAGGGGGGCAACGCCACCGTCGACGAGGCGCTGGTCGATCCGCCGACGAGCGAGATGGAGACCCTCCAGCCCGAGCGCTACCTGGCCGCCGACGCGCCCGTCCCGGTGGAGGCGCCGACGCTCGCCCCCGGTCAGGAGTCGATCGACGTCGCTCCCTTCGGTGCGCTGTCGCTGCTGTTGACCTTCGCCCAGCGCCTCGAGGCGGTCCGTTCTCTCGAGGTGGTCGACGGGTGGGCCGGCGACAACGCCGTGACCTACACCGAGGGTGGGCGTCGGTGCGTGGCGGTGGCGGTGACCGGCGTGACCGGTGCCGAGACGGAGGCCTTCGCCGCCGCGTTCGACGACTGGGTGGCGGCCGGGCCGGCCGGCGCCGGCTCGGTCGATCGCCGCGGGGACAGTGCCGTGCTGCGCTCCTGCGAGGTCGACGAGGCGCCGGCTGCGACCGGCGAGGGCGCGCAGCTCGCCCTCCAGTACGTGGCACTGCGCCTCGACGTGTTCCGTCAGGTCCTCGAGCAACCTCGCACCACGCCCGAGCAAGCGGCCTGCTTCTCGGGGCGGATCACGGCCCAGGTCACCCCCGAGGAGCTCGTCGACGGATCGCTCGTCGACCCTGATGAGGCCCGACGCCGAGGGACCGAGGCCGCCATCGACTGCCTGAACTGAGCTCGTCGTCGAACCGAGCTCGGCGGAGGCGGTCCGAGCTCAGAGCGTGCTCGACAGGGCCTGCACGATCTCGTCGAGGAGGCCGCCGAGGAAGTGGTACACGACCCGAGTGGGGGTGCTGGGGTCGTCCGGGTCGAGTGCGCCGGGGTCGCTCTCGTCGACGTCGAGCAGGGTGCCGAGGACCAGGCGGACGGCGTTGACGGCGGTCATCCACCGTTCCAGACCGGCCCGGTCGAGCTCGCGGGCATCGGCGCCGTCGACGACGGCGCGCAGGTCGGCGAGCCGCTTCGTCCGCAGCTCGTCGTGCACCAGGTCGCGGTAGCCGGCCTCGAGGCCCGGGTCGTCGGGGTGGGCGACCGGGAAGAGCCGTCGGAACGCATCGACCCCCTCGTCCTCGTCGAGCGCCGTGGCGAGCTGGTCGCACACGTCGGCGAGGACCCGTCGTTCGGTGTCGTCGAGGCGCACCACGAAGCGGTCGGGACCGTCGGCGCGCACCTTGCGGCGCGAGAACGGGCCCACCCTCAGTCCTGCTGCATGGTGGCCCACAGGCCGTGCTCGTGGAGGCGGAACACGTCGAGCTCGGACTTCTCCCGGCTGCCCGAGGCGACGACGGCGCGACCCTTCTCGTGGACGTCGAGCATGAGCGACTCGGCCTTCTGGCGGCTGTAGCCGAACAGCTTCTGCAGGACGAAGGTGACGTAGCTCATGAGGTTGATGGGGTCGTTCCACACGATCACGACCCACGGCCGGTCGAGGTCGACCCATTCGCCGACGTCGGGCTCCTCGACCTCGGTCGGCACCGCGGTCGGTCCCGGAGCCATCAGCGGGGGAGGGACACGGACGGCCACGAGTCCGATCTTCCCCCATCGCGGGGCACCGGCGACACCCGTCAGGTCGCCGCGACGGGTGCACCCTCGTCGGCGGGCCGACGCCTCGCCGTCTCGGGCGCCGGCGCCACCTCCTGCGGATGAGCGGTCAGCCCCAGGTGGAACCGCAGCACGGCGACCCAGACGACGATGCTCCCGGCCACGTGGACGAGCACCAGCCACGGGGGGACGCCCGTGAAGTACTGCGTGTAGCCCACGACCCCCTGGAACACGATCGCCCCCACGAGGAACCTCGCGCGGCGGTCGACGCCGAGCGGGGCCCCCGAGCGGTGCAGCTCCCACAGGGCCCAGGTCGCCAGCCCGAGGAACACCCACATCATGATGCTGTGGATCCGGACGACCTCGGTGATCTCGAACGGAAGCCGCTCCACGGTCTCGTCGCCGCCGTGGGGGCCGGTGCCCGTCACGATCGTCCCCGACAGGATGACCACCGCTCCGGCGGCCACGAGCGCCCGTCCGAGCGTGCGGAGCCGGGGCGGCACCAGTGGGAGCCCGGGAGAGCCGTCGTGGCCGGCCCGCTCGTGGAGCACCACCGCGTTCCACATGAGGACCATCGAGAGCAGGAAGTGCCCGATCACGAACGGAGGGGCCAGGTGGAACAGCACGGTGAGGCCCCCGAGCACGATCTGGGCGAGCACGCCGGCGACGAGCCCCAGCGACCAGAGCGTGAGGTCCCGGCGCCTCGGCACCCGGACGAGGGAGCCGAGCACGGCGAGCATCACCGCCACGGAGACCAGACCGGTGATGAGCCGATTCACGAATTCGATCATGGCATTCACCTCGAGCGGGGCCACGAACTGGTCCTGCTCGCAGGTCGGCCAGTCGGAGCAACCGAGCCCCGACCCGGTGAGGCGGACCCCGGCACCCGTGACGATGATGAACGCCAACGCGAGCCCGGCGACGAGCGTGATGCGCCGGTAGGTGGACGGGGAGACGCGTGGCAACCGCACGGCGTCGATCGTAGGAGAGGCCCCGCGGGCCGCCCAATCAGGGGCGGTGCCCGTCGGTCGACCCTCCCACCCGTTCGTCCGCCGCGATTGTCGGCGCCTCGGGCCCTCCGCCTAGCATCGGCGGGCAATGAAGACCGTGGCGCGACCAGCGATCTCGACGCGGCTGCGGGGCTATGTGGCGCTCACCAAGCCCCGGATCATCGAGCTCCTCCTCATCACCACCGTGCCCACGATGGTCCTGGCCGAACAGGGGCTCCCGTCGTGGTGGCTCGTCGTCGCCACGGTGGTCGGCGGGACACTGGCCGCCGGCGGGGCCAACGCCATCAACATGTACGTCGACCGCGACATCGACGCCGTGATGAAGCGCACCCGCAACCGCCCCCTCGTCACCGGTGTGCTCACTCCCCGGGCGGCCCTCGTCTTCGCCATCGGCCTCGAGGTGGTGGCTTTCGCCTGGCTGTGGGGTTTCGTCAACCTCCTGAGCGCCGTGCTCGCCGTGGCCGCGTGCCTCTTCTACGTGTTCGTGTACACGCTCTGGCTCAAGCGGTCGTCCACCAGCAACATCGTCATCGGCGGCGCCGCCGGAGCCGCCCCGGTCCTCATCGGGTGGTCGGCCGTCACCGATTCGCTCGCGTGGCCGCCCGTGCTGCTGTTCGCCATCATCTTCTTCTGGACACCCCCGCACTTCTGGGCCCTCGCCATCCGCTACAAGGACGACTACGCCGCCGCCGACGTCCCCATGCTGCCGTCGGTCACCACCCTGCACGCCACCTCGGTGCGCATCCTCGTCTACACGGTGTGGCTCTGGTTCCTCACCCTGCTGTTCGTCCCCGTGGGCGGGATGGGTTGGATCTACGGCGTCGCGGCGACGGCGCTCGGTGCGGTCTTCACGCTGTTCTCCGTGCAGTTGCTGCGCACCGGGTCGACGGCGGTGGCCATGCGCCTCTTCACCTTCTCGATCACCTACGTGACACTCCTGTTCGGGTCGATGGCGCTCGACGAGCTCGTCCGGTCCGGGCTCTGAGCGCCGTTCGTGACCGTTTTCGATCGGTCTGAGCGGCGTGTGTAGAGTCGATCGCCGGAGGGCGTCCCCGGGCGCCCCGGTGTTGGTTGCCGGTTCTCGGACCGGCCCGAGTTCGGTTGCTCGAGCGAGGTCTCTGGAGATATGGCGATAACCGACACGAGACCCGAGGTCGAGACCGGCGGGGACGCAGAGGTCGACGCCGAGGTCCTCACGACGTCGCCCGAGACGGTCTTCGGCAGCGGCGACCACCTCACGCTCGGTCGCCTGTGGATCGGTGCTTCCCTGGTGTTCGGCGTCGCCGGTTGGGTGCTCACGGCCCTGGTCGGCGCGAACCAG
The Acidimicrobiales bacterium genome window above contains:
- the pyrE gene encoding orotate phosphoribosyltransferase encodes the protein MADAAAAKRALVEHLLRHSVRTGEFTLKSGRTSTWFIDSKQTACRPDGLLLMADVALPLIPSDVDALGGLTVGADPVAYGLAAVGATRGRSLKSFTIRKEAKDHGVAGRLAGPLEPGDRVVITEDTVTRGTSSIDALRVARELGAVPVMILVLVDRGGTCAAMAAAEGVEFRALVTAPELGFDYEGA
- a CDS encoding NAD-dependent malic enzyme; translated protein: MADTPTAAFSIVLRVRFANEPGALGRLAAAVGAVGGNIVAIGGFEARRSFLEEDVVVDCRSEAHQEEVVAAASRLDGVEVLSWEDRTFALHKGGKIEVTSSIVVRDTDDLSMAYTPGVARVCKAVEADPRLAHELTIRKNTVAIVSDGTAVLGLGDIGPLGAMPVMEGKALLFKEFAGIDGFPLCIDTSSADEIVETVQRVAPTFGGINLEDIAAPVCFEVEERLKELLDIPVFHDDQHGTAVVALAALENSLKIVDKKMADLRVVIAGVGAAGVAISKILMEAGVPWIVGCDRQGAVYEGRGGLNVAKEWFAEHTNPDRVRGSLTDVMPGTDLFIGVSGPGLITVADVEGMASDPIVFAMANPDPEIRPEEIRHVGGVIATGRSDFPNQINNVLCFPGIFRGALDAGATTITEGMKLAAAGAIARCVAPTDLAPDFVIPSVFDRNVAPMVAAAAAEAAVRDGVVRR
- a CDS encoding alpha/beta hydrolase; translation: MPVDPQAQVVLDLLRDVGFSFTGKTPEELRAMADNPTPTTIELPSVTDRVIPGPGGDLPIRVYRPSDESGLPVVVFYHGGGWVLGNLDSHDHFARVLASKADCVVVAVDYRLAPEAKFPAAADDAVAALEWVVDNAAELDVDGDRIAVAGDSAGGNLAAVVAVHARDSDRIELVQQVLVYPVTDGTCDRPSWHDNAEGYMLTSEGMEWFHENYASHDDDRTDPRYSPIFADLDGVAPAVVVTAEYDPLRDQGRAFAEALTSAGVEVEYHEFDGMFHGFFSMDAGIDRAAEAQERVAAALRAAFAVP
- a CDS encoding DUF2017 domain-containing protein, with product MGPFSRRKVRADGPDRFVVRLDDTERRVLADVCDQLATALDEDEGVDAFRRLFPVAHPDDPGLEAGYRDLVHDELRTKRLADLRAVVDGADARELDRAGLERWMTAVNAVRLVLGTLLDVDESDPGALDPDDPSTPTRVVYHFLGGLLDEIVQALSSTL
- the clpS gene encoding ATP-dependent Clp protease adapter ClpS, coding for MAVRVPPPLMAPGPTAVPTEVEEPDVGEWVDLDRPWVVIVWNDPINLMSYVTFVLQKLFGYSRQKAESLMLDVHEKGRAVVASGSREKSELDVFRLHEHGLWATMQQD
- a CDS encoding COX15/CtaA family protein, whose amino-acid sequence is MRLPRVSPSTYRRITLVAGLALAFIIVTGAGVRLTGSGLGCSDWPTCEQDQFVAPLEVNAMIEFVNRLITGLVSVAVMLAVLGSLVRVPRRRDLTLWSLGLVAGVLAQIVLGGLTVLFHLAPPFVIGHFLLSMVLMWNAVVLHERAGHDGSPGLPLVPPRLRTLGRALVAAGAVVILSGTIVTGTGPHGGDETVERLPFEITEVVRIHSIMMWVFLGLATWALWELHRSGAPLGVDRRARFLVGAIVFQGVVGYTQYFTGVPPWLVLVHVAGSIVVWVAVLRFHLGLTAHPQEVAPAPETARRRPADEGAPVAAT
- a CDS encoding heme o synthase; this translates as MKTVARPAISTRLRGYVALTKPRIIELLLITTVPTMVLAEQGLPSWWLVVATVVGGTLAAGGANAINMYVDRDIDAVMKRTRNRPLVTGVLTPRAALVFAIGLEVVAFAWLWGFVNLLSAVLAVAACLFYVFVYTLWLKRSSTSNIVIGGAAGAAPVLIGWSAVTDSLAWPPVLLFAIIFFWTPPHFWALAIRYKDDYAAADVPMLPSVTTLHATSVRILVYTVWLWFLTLLFVPVGGMGWIYGVAATALGAVFTLFSVQLLRTGSTAVAMRLFTFSITYVTLLFGSMALDELVRSGL